A single Methanospirillum lacunae DNA region contains:
- a CDS encoding flavodoxin family protein: MVKKIIAINGSPRKTWNTATLLQQVLDGAASKGAETELVHLYDLDYKGCTSCFACKLKDGKSYGRCAIRDELTPVLDKIKNVDALILGSPLYFGTVTGEMRCFMERLMFPYMVYAKPPQSLFGRTIPSAFVYTMNVSENVISEYGYDVHFKTNQSVLERLFGSCESLFSYETLQFEDYSKIVFSYCDPAERIERRKTVFPKDCEKAYNLGQRLVQTD; encoded by the coding sequence ATGGTCAAAAAAATTATTGCAATCAATGGAAGTCCCAGGAAAACCTGGAATACAGCAACACTTCTCCAGCAAGTACTGGATGGGGCAGCTTCAAAGGGAGCAGAGACTGAACTTGTACATCTCTATGACCTTGATTATAAAGGATGTACCAGCTGCTTTGCATGTAAATTAAAGGATGGGAAGAGCTATGGGAGATGTGCTATCAGAGATGAACTGACCCCTGTTCTTGATAAAATCAAGAATGTCGATGCCCTCATTCTGGGTTCACCTCTGTACTTTGGAACAGTCACTGGTGAGATGCGTTGTTTTATGGAACGCCTCATGTTTCCGTACATGGTCTATGCCAAACCTCCTCAGTCACTCTTTGGAAGGACGATACCATCGGCTTTTGTGTACACCATGAACGTTTCAGAAAATGTGATTTCTGAATATGGATATGATGTACATTTCAAAACCAATCAATCCGTACTTGAGCGACTGTTTGGCTCATGTGAGTCGCTGTTCTCGTATGAAACATTGCAATTTGAAGATTATTCAAAGATAGTGTTCAGCTACTGCGATCCTGCTGAGAGGATAGAGAGGAGAAAGACAGTATTTCCCAAAGATTGTGAAAAAGCGTATAATCTGGGACAACGACTCGTACAAACTGACTGA
- a CDS encoding ATP-binding protein has product MKRKIITIDEEKCTGCGQCIPDCPEGALQLLDGKARLISDLFCDGLGACIGTCPEGAITVIEREAGAYDEKEVMKNIARQGEAVIRAHLEHLAGHNEMDLYHQALSSLQDMRIPVPNHQVNPGHTEHQHSKNPVATCPGLAAQTIEHEHPSNQTLVHTESELRQWPVQLRLLNPLNPYFDNAHLLVAADCVPFAFADFHLKFLKNKILIIFCPKLDSDIGEYISKLTEILKNHTIKSITTVHMTVPCCSGINYVVNEALKKSGKEIPVQDFIITLQGTVAK; this is encoded by the coding sequence ATGAAAAGGAAGATAATTACCATCGATGAGGAAAAATGCACCGGATGTGGGCAATGCATACCTGATTGTCCTGAGGGAGCGTTGCAACTTCTGGATGGAAAGGCACGGCTGATAAGTGATCTTTTTTGTGATGGACTTGGAGCCTGTATCGGAACCTGTCCGGAAGGTGCAATTACAGTTATTGAACGTGAGGCTGGTGCATATGACGAAAAGGAAGTTATGAAGAATATTGCCAGACAGGGTGAGGCAGTCATACGAGCTCATCTTGAGCATCTTGCCGGACACAATGAGATGGATCTCTATCACCAGGCTTTATCTTCGCTCCAAGACATGAGAATCCCGGTCCCTAATCATCAGGTAAACCCTGGTCACACAGAGCATCAGCATTCCAAGAATCCGGTTGCAACCTGCCCCGGATTGGCAGCCCAAACAATAGAGCATGAACATCCATCAAATCAGACATTAGTTCATACAGAATCAGAACTTCGTCAGTGGCCTGTACAGCTCAGACTCCTGAATCCATTAAACCCATATTTTGATAATGCTCATCTGTTAGTTGCAGCAGATTGTGTCCCATTTGCATTTGCAGATTTTCATCTGAAGTTTCTTAAGAATAAAATTTTGATCATCTTCTGCCCAAAACTTGATTCAGATATTGGGGAGTACATCAGCAAACTTACAGAAATTTTAAAGAATCACACAATCAAATCCATTACTACTGTCCATATGACAGTCCCTTGTTGCAGCGGTATAAATTACGTGGTGAATGAAGCCTTGAAAAAATCAGGAAAAGAGATTCCTGTTCAGGATTTCATCATAACCCTGCAAGGAACTGTTGCCAAGTGA
- the tpiA gene encoding triose-phosphate isomerase — MAHHTIKSPVVLVNLKCYQESVGHGAHRIAQAAQEVAEESGVSIALAPMYMDIHPIKHHFGIPVFAQHFDPISPGAHTGRIPLTAIKTAGAVGSLINHSEYRLSIADIETNVQALRNEGMISCVCSNNVATTSAVATLGPDYVAIEPPELIGGKISVAEANPEIITGSVQAALKANPDVKVLTGAGIHSGKCVKTAVDLGTVGVLLASSVVKAEDPGAVLRDLVSLL; from the coding sequence ATGGCACACCATACAATCAAGTCCCCGGTGGTCCTTGTCAACCTCAAGTGTTATCAGGAGTCGGTGGGTCACGGTGCCCACCGCATAGCACAGGCTGCACAGGAAGTAGCAGAAGAGAGCGGGGTCTCAATTGCCCTTGCACCAATGTACATGGACATTCATCCGATCAAGCATCACTTTGGCATACCCGTTTTCGCCCAGCATTTTGATCCAATATCTCCCGGCGCTCATACCGGACGCATTCCTCTCACTGCAATAAAAACTGCAGGGGCAGTAGGGTCTCTGATAAACCACTCTGAATATCGCCTCTCGATTGCAGATATCGAAACAAACGTTCAGGCTCTGCGTAATGAAGGGATGATCTCCTGTGTCTGTTCAAACAACGTTGCTACAACATCTGCAGTTGCAACTCTGGGACCAGATTATGTTGCAATAGAGCCTCCAGAATTAATAGGCGGAAAAATATCTGTAGCTGAAGCGAATCCGGAGATCATAACCGGTTCAGTACAGGCAGCCTTGAAAGCAAATCCTGATGTAAAAGTGCTGACCGGTGCTGGGATTCATTCAGGAAAATGTGTGAAGACAGCCGTGGATCTTGGAACTGTAGGTGTACTGCTTGCATCCAGTGTGGTAAAGGCAGAAGATCCCGGTGCAGTGCTCCGTGATCTGGTCTCACTTCTGTGA
- a CDS encoding response regulator yields the protein MNNKVEIPAIAHERVLHVDDEPMICDITRLCLERGGRFRVDVVHSAEEALACFKTGSYSCVISDYEMPTMTGIELLKEIRSLDPDIPFILFSGRGKESVVIEAINTGADFFIPKGGDTKTLFAELNHKVDYAIKKHNARLALKRRDAILETVSLVATLFLGGETYKKALKESLALFGLATEVDMVLIFRDEPQESGVQTYSRLCSWSRLGDPEPEEGLVLNPGNDSSWIEKMLQGSPIVGSANVFCDVAEVFIEEEKIRSIAAFPIVADRKVRGMIWFCDCLSERQWAVVEVDALQAAASIVGSALHHEEMHSELISGKEKYESMYSMMHQLCDTVPDMLWARDLQGRYIFMNTEASRKLPRRTDAINYDHESRSGGNATRDESVLVDGKPIHLEIRKVPFFDNSGNLIGSVGIGHDVTTEREATRELIIERKRYASIFHHVHIGLLTCNPDGVIHEANVRAAELLGKKVNALQGMNLHQVTGLKDKDLFTDFSKAQAIGQPVHGRCEYNPENGLGKIIYYTIQPYYDEGHRVTEVLLTIDEHYQN from the coding sequence ATGAATAATAAAGTAGAGATACCCGCGATTGCACATGAACGGGTGCTTCATGTGGATGACGAGCCTATGATCTGTGATATAACCAGATTATGCCTTGAACGGGGTGGACGATTCAGGGTGGATGTGGTTCACAGTGCTGAGGAAGCCCTTGCCTGTTTTAAAACCGGCTCGTACTCGTGTGTAATATCAGATTACGAGATGCCCACAATGACTGGGATCGAACTTTTAAAAGAAATCCGTTCATTAGATCCTGATATACCTTTTATCTTATTTAGCGGTCGGGGCAAGGAATCTGTGGTTATTGAAGCCATCAACACAGGGGCCGATTTTTTTATACCAAAAGGAGGAGATACAAAGACCCTCTTTGCAGAACTCAATCATAAAGTTGATTATGCAATAAAAAAACATAACGCAAGGCTGGCTTTAAAGAGAAGGGATGCCATCCTTGAGACGGTGAGTCTGGTTGCAACCCTCTTTCTTGGTGGAGAAACATACAAAAAGGCCTTAAAAGAATCTCTGGCACTTTTTGGTCTCGCAACCGAAGTGGATATGGTCCTTATCTTCAGGGATGAACCACAGGAATCCGGAGTTCAAACATATTCACGTCTCTGTAGTTGGAGCAGGCTTGGAGATCCAGAACCTGAAGAAGGACTGGTACTTAACCCGGGAAACGATTCATCCTGGATAGAAAAGATGCTACAGGGTTCTCCTATCGTGGGTTCTGCAAATGTCTTTTGTGATGTCGCAGAAGTGTTCATTGAGGAAGAAAAAATAAGATCTATTGCCGCTTTCCCCATTGTAGCAGACAGGAAAGTAAGGGGAATGATCTGGTTCTGTGACTGCCTTTCAGAGCGACAATGGGCAGTAGTAGAAGTTGACGCACTTCAGGCAGCAGCATCCATTGTTGGATCAGCTCTTCATCATGAAGAGATGCATTCAGAACTCATATCAGGAAAAGAAAAGTACGAATCCATGTATTCTATGATGCATCAGCTCTGCGATACAGTTCCTGACATGTTGTGGGCCAGGGATCTTCAGGGCAGGTACATATTCATGAACACAGAAGCTTCCCGGAAACTTCCACGAAGAACAGATGCAATTAATTATGACCACGAAAGCCGATCAGGCGGGAACGCAACACGCGATGAGTCAGTACTCGTTGATGGAAAGCCGATACATCTGGAGATAAGAAAGGTCCCTTTCTTTGATAATTCTGGAAACCTCATCGGATCTGTGGGGATTGGGCATGATGTTACTACTGAAAGAGAGGCAACCCGGGAACTCATTATTGAACGCAAACGATATGCAAGTATTTTTCATCATGTTCACATTGGCCTTCTGACCTGTAATCCTGATGGAGTAATCCATGAGGCTAATGTGCGGGCTGCAGAACTTTTAGGGAAAAAAGTGAATGCACTACAGGGCATGAACCTTCACCAGGTTACCGGGCTGAAAGATAAAGACCTGTTCACAGACTTCTCTAAAGCACAGGCAATCGGGCAGCCGGTTCATGGGCGATGTGAATATAACCCGGAAAATGGTTTAGGTAAGATCATCTATTATACAATACAGCCCTACTACGACGAGGGACATCGGGTCACAGAAGTACTCCTGACCATTGATGAACATTATCAGAACTAG
- a CDS encoding TIGR00725 family protein, with translation MRRYQIAVIGAAEAKEWEKELAFSVGRLIAAEGCILLTGGRGGVMEAASQGASEAGGFVAGIVPGSEGNQYLDLIIKTQMGQARNVILVESADAVIAVSGSYGTLSEIGVSLRIGTPVFGIKTWDIPGLIPCQTPEEAVYSALEFCNSMRISI, from the coding sequence ATGAGAAGGTATCAGATTGCGGTTATCGGTGCAGCTGAAGCAAAAGAGTGGGAAAAGGAGCTTGCATTCAGTGTAGGCAGACTGATTGCAGCTGAAGGTTGTATCCTCCTGACTGGTGGCCGAGGTGGGGTTATGGAAGCTGCAAGTCAGGGTGCCAGTGAAGCAGGTGGTTTTGTTGCAGGGATTGTTCCAGGCTCAGAAGGAAACCAGTATCTTGATCTTATTATCAAAACCCAGATGGGCCAGGCAAGAAATGTTATCCTTGTTGAGTCAGCAGATGCAGTGATCGCTGTGTCAGGAAGTTATGGCACCTTATCTGAAATTGGAGTCTCCCTCAGAATTGGGACACCGGTGTTTGGAATTAAAACCTGGGATATTCCTGGTTTGATCCCCTGTCAAACCCCTGAAGAGGCTGTGTATAGTGCTTTAGAGTTTTGCAATTCTATGAGAATTTCTATCTGA